From the genome of Geminocystis herdmanii PCC 6308, one region includes:
- a CDS encoding UvrD-helicase domain-containing protein — protein sequence MWINFQDTIEQRLGCEILDQEQNKAKNVSINAHALVRGVAGSGKSLVLRNRVEKIIEAGMTNILVLSYNRFMNGWLKSKLEEKGIELKQCSTFHKWSYSFGYTFAHDEDDNHGKRLRENFVDHMKNSSVKYDAILIDEAQDFFDEWYLALLAVLNPDTNSLFFVYDNTQSVYGQSHRRKDGWTWKKLGIDVVGRSQVFDFNYRNSPEILEVAWKFITPALDSANMKVEKRERDNQGKIIYTPNIGSIIEPLKKVSRSSNLQPQLMQVNSGDMSRQIAEQVKLALDSYPESSIGILTHPRDKNIRKQISQELKNLGVENHAPMSSQERDKNVVDRPYVIVDSWNALKGVEFDAVIIAGVDKAHENLSNPEADFTEKAGIYTAMTRARDHLVILYNQKTSMVELIENALNYPDVLDFDKEIITSQFQVA from the coding sequence ATGTGGATTAACTTTCAAGATACGATTGAACAAAGATTAGGATGTGAAATTTTAGATCAAGAACAAAATAAAGCTAAAAATGTTAGTATAAATGCTCATGCTTTAGTTCGTGGCGTAGCAGGTTCAGGAAAATCTCTAGTTTTGCGTAATCGAGTCGAAAAAATTATCGAAGCAGGTATGACTAATATTTTAGTTTTAAGTTATAACCGCTTTATGAATGGTTGGCTCAAATCAAAACTAGAAGAAAAAGGTATTGAATTAAAACAATGTAGTACCTTTCATAAATGGAGTTATTCCTTTGGCTATACTTTTGCTCATGATGAAGATGATAATCATGGTAAACGATTAAGAGAAAATTTTGTCGATCACATGAAAAATTCTTCAGTTAAATATGATGCTATATTAATCGATGAAGCTCAAGATTTTTTCGATGAGTGGTATCTAGCTCTTTTAGCTGTATTAAATCCAGATACAAACTCTTTATTTTTCGTGTACGATAATACCCAATCTGTTTATGGACAATCTCATCGCCGTAAAGATGGATGGACTTGGAAAAAACTGGGTATAGATGTGGTAGGGCGATCTCAAGTTTTTGATTTCAATTATCGAAACTCTCCAGAAATTTTAGAAGTAGCATGGAAATTTATAACTCCTGCTTTAGATTCTGCCAATATGAAGGTAGAAAAAAGAGAAAGAGACAATCAAGGTAAAATTATTTATACTCCAAATATTGGAAGTATTATTGAGCCTCTAAAAAAAGTATCCAGAAGTTCTAATCTTCAACCTCAACTAATGCAAGTCAATTCTGGTGATATGTCTCGCCAAATTGCTGAACAGGTAAAATTAGCTTTAGATAGTTATCCAGAATCTTCTATCGGAATTTTAACTCATCCCAGAGACAAAAATATTCGCAAACAAATTAGCCAAGAATTAAAAAACTTAGGAGTAGAAAATCATGCACCTATGTCTTCCCAAGAAAGAGATAAAAATGTAGTCGATCGACCTTATGTTATCGTGGACTCATGGAATGCCTTAAAAGGTGTAGAATTTGACGCTGTAATTATCGCAGGAGTAGATAAAGCCCACGAAAATTTAAGTAATCCTGAAGCTGATTTTACCGAGAAAGCTGGAATTTATACAGCCATGACAAGAGCAAGAGATCATTTAGTAATACTTTATAATCAAAAAACTTCTATGGTTGAATTGATTGAAAATGCTTTAAATTATCCTGATGTTCTTGATTTTGATAAAGAAATTATCACATCTCAATTTCAAGTTGCTTAA
- a CDS encoding ATP-binding protein, translating to MNQILKDLTIRGFRGFRDIKLSDMGNINIIVGNNNSGKTSILEAIALFCNPLDPVRWFEISKRSFYSARALRYRPDLESIKWIFQKQEISPNKDECYQELIIQANGKTTIKELTAEIEKISGIRVSETQDNELEIDNENTVIEDAINDIGGEIESQGLEVNIKAKYIEEDNLIQNQEIKEKFQFWEDERFISKKRKQEFINTNIVSPAYSNSVSIVLSRLILEDQKNKDEVLNLIRLFDEQIIDIMILTPKHFGNLYIKHEKLGLPPLDIFGDGIKKTIAMALALQSAKNGILLIDEIETSIHVSALNEIFAWLVKSCLQQNIQLIVTTHSLEAVDAMISCDNSTDNIVAFQLNNTDNSVKRFSGDLLTRLRWNRGLDIR from the coding sequence ATGAATCAAATATTAAAAGACTTAACAATTCGTGGTTTTCGTGGTTTTCGAGACATTAAATTATCCGATATGGGTAATATTAATATTATCGTTGGCAATAACAATTCAGGTAAAACAAGTATTCTTGAAGCTATAGCACTTTTTTGTAACCCACTTGATCCTGTTCGGTGGTTTGAAATCTCAAAACGTAGTTTTTATTCTGCAAGAGCGTTACGTTATCGACCTGATTTAGAATCGATAAAATGGATTTTTCAAAAACAAGAAATATCCCCGAATAAAGATGAATGTTATCAAGAATTAATCATTCAAGCTAATGGTAAAACCACCATTAAAGAATTAACCGCAGAAATAGAGAAAATTTCGGGAATAAGAGTTAGTGAAACTCAAGATAATGAGTTAGAAATTGACAACGAAAATACGGTAATAGAAGATGCCATAAACGACATTGGTGGAGAGATAGAATCTCAAGGATTAGAAGTAAATATTAAAGCCAAATATATCGAAGAAGATAATTTAATTCAGAATCAAGAAATTAAAGAAAAATTCCAATTTTGGGAAGATGAACGTTTTATTTCTAAAAAAAGAAAACAGGAATTTATTAACACTAATATAGTCTCTCCTGCCTATTCTAATTCCGTTTCGATCGTCTTATCAAGACTTATTTTAGAAGATCAAAAAAACAAAGATGAAGTATTAAATTTAATCAGATTATTTGATGAACAAATTATAGATATAATGATTCTCACTCCTAAACATTTTGGCAATCTCTATATTAAACACGAAAAATTAGGATTACCTCCTTTAGATATTTTTGGAGACGGCATCAAAAAAACTATTGCGATGGCTTTGGCGTTACAATCTGCTAAAAATGGCATATTATTAATTGATGAAATTGAAACCTCTATTCATGTATCCGCTTTAAATGAAATTTTTGCTTGGTTAGTCAAAAGTTGTTTACAACAAAACATTCAATTAATTGTTACAACCCATAGTCTTGAAGCAGTGGACGCAATGATTAGTTGCGATAATTCTACAGATAATATTGTCGCTTTTCAGCTTAATAATACTGATAATTCTGTCAAAAGATTTTCAGGAGATTTGTTAACAAGATTACGTTGGAATAGAGGATTAGATATTAGATAA